From Candidatus Wallbacteria bacterium:
AATGATTCGGACAGTTTCTCAGTCTGAAGCGCGATCTGTTTGAATTCTGGAAAATCCTGTTGAAATCGGTTTCAGTAAATCCAAGCTCAGCCAGAGCCCTGTAGTCGTCGTTCAGGTAATTACCTTGCGGGCCGGGATCGTCAGTATTGATGCTGTAATTCATTCCCAGGTTCCTGGCGATACTGACTGGATGATCTTTGACGCTTCTGACATTTCCGATGATCGTATTTCCAAGCGGCATCATCTCTATATGAATGTCGTTTCTGATGATGTGATCGATAAGCTTCCGGTCCTGAAAAGCACCTACAGCATGGCCGATGCGATCCGGCTGCAGGGTGAGGATTGTGTTCCAGACATTGTCTGGTCCGAGCATTTCACCTGCATGCGCTTCCAGCTTCAGTCCTGCCTGGCGCGCTTTTTCCACGCCTGGAGCAAAAACGATTAAATTGCCTGCATCTTCACTGGATAAGGCCAGCCCGCAGATCAGTCCTGATTTGGATAAAGGAATGATTCTGGTCAGCTGGCGCTCAAACTTCTCAGGGTGGGAAAGCACCACGCAGACCAGGAATTCCACCTGGATTTTACCGCCAGCAGCATGATCCGCGGACTCGCGCAGCCTCCTGAATTCACCGATCGTTTCCTCGACTGTCGGATATGAGAAAAGAATGCCTGAAACAAAGATCTCGGTATAAGCCACATTCTGCCTGATCAGCCGTTGAATGTGTTTTTTCAGGATCAGATGCTGCCGTTCGTTTTGATAGATTTGCTGGGTCAGAGTCATGTAATTGCCGAACCATTCTGCCCTTGATTTCACAGGCCAGATTGAAGTAAATTTATCGACATTAACGCCCATGTCATGACCTTCTGCGATCAGTTCTTTGAGCATCTGAGGGTCAAGAATGCCGTCCAGGTGGCAGTGAAGTTCGGCTTTGCGGATTTTGTTTATTTCAAGCATTACTCCTCCAGGAACTATTTTAACATGTCTGAATTTAAGTTGACTAAAAACAAAAAAGAAGCAGGTTTCCCTGCTTCCTTTTGGACTGTTACATTTGAATTTACCAATTTGTAAATTAAATGTTTCTGACCAATAGTATGGGGGGCTGAAATTTTGATTTATCCTCTCATAATCCTCCTTGGATATTTATATCGTTTCAATATTAGTGCAGACTTAGATCACTCCACCTACAGCGTAAACCGTGAATTCGACTTTATACTGCAATGCATTCGCGTTCATCCCGAAATGCTCGGCAGCCAGCTGAAGGATATTGTGCACTGCAACCTGCTGATACTTCCTGGCTGCGGCGATTGCTTCGTCGGAACTGGTAAAGATACCTTCTGCGCATTCATCCTTCACGAAAGTCTGATCAGGATCAGGCACATAATTGGGAACCCAGCAGTTCTTGATCCAGACTGTCACACGCACGACTGGAATGAATTTGACTGATTTTTCAGCTGCAATCTTCTCTGACTCGGGTGTGATTACGCCACCAACAGTGTAGACTGTGAATTCAACTTTGTACTGCAGGGCATTAGCGTTCATGCCGAAATGCTCAGCAGCCAGTTCCAATGCTTTATGGACTGCGGTCAGCTGATAGTTCTTGGCTGCGGCAATCGCTTCGTCGAGATTGGTGAAAATTCCATCAGCGCATTCATCCTTCACGAATGTCTGATCCGGGTCAGGCACGTAATTTGGAACCCAGCAGTTCTTGATCCAGACTGTCACGCGCACTACCGGCTTGTACTTGACAGTGCCGACCGGATGTAAGCCCTTCAATTCGTTCAATGAAGTGGCATAGGTCACTGAATGATCCAGATTTTCAATACCAGTATTCATCAGGATCTCAGCTTCATTCAAAGCTTCTTCAACTGCGATCTCAGTATTGGCCTTTGCGGCTTCCAGGGCTTTTTCCTGATTGTCGAAAGTCCCCTGCAGGTAAACGTAATTTGTTGATTTTTCAGGATTGCTTTTAAGCCAGGTTTTCACATTTACGATACTGGTGAATGTACCGCCAAGGTCTGGATTCCAGTCATTATCCGGAAGAGTTGCCGGGGCCTGGATTTTCTGATCCCCATTGGCTTCCTGTGAATCTCTCACAGAAGCAGTATTTTTAACCTTGTAATCCATTGCATCCTGGGGAATCTTCAGCAGTTTCTCGGCCTCGATCTTGGCGAGTGTCACCGCTGTTTCAGTGTTTTTCTGCGAATTAGCTACAGCGTCCGCATAAGTCTTGAACAGACCCTGCAGATAAGTATAGTGCGTGTCGTGAGCCGGATTTACCTTATCCCAGACATGCACGTTCACCACGCTCGTGTAAGACGCATACGCGTTTCCCGCTGCCAGAAAGAAAACCACTCCAGCCAGCAGCATCATCAGATTCTTTTTCATCACTTGCCTCCTCTTGTTTCCTTGTGGACTTTTAGAAACCGCTCAGAACCCATATTTCGCTTCGCTGACCCCCCTTCAGTTCGTGTTAATTCCTGCGAAGGATTCTATTGCGATTTCTTGTCTTAAAGCGATTATATCCGGCTAAAAACAGTAATCCAGTTACAAAATCCTGCACACATATTTTTAATGGTATATAATAAAAACATGAGATTACTGATCCTGATAATCTGCTTCATAATGTTTCTGACAGGATGCGGAGAAGCTCCTCCCTTGTCTAAATCCACCGCTACATCCGAAGTTGCGGAAAATACTCCTGATATGTCTCCAGCCTATGGCGACTGTATAATCGATACAATTTCCTCGAATCCTGCCACTCTCAACCCGTTGACAGCGACTGAGTCAGATGCTCAGTGGGTGATAGGATTGATCTACAACTGCCTGGTGAAAAAAGACGGAAACGACGAATGGGCAGGAGATCTTGCTGAGCGCTGGGAACAGACAGGCGAAGGAAAAATTCTGACATTCCATCTGAAACCTGGGGTAAAATGGCATGACGGAGTCGGATTCAATGCTGAGGATGTGCTGTTCACCTATCAGAAAATCCTGGATAAAAGTTCGGAATGCTATTTCAGCGATATATTCACGCACATAGACACAGTGGAAGTGCTCGATCCGCTGACCATCAGAATCACATATGACACTCCTTATGCACCTGCTTTGTCCCAGTGGTGGTTCACGATCATTCCCAAGCATATTCTGGAGAAAGAAGATCTGACAACCGAGCACTGGAACCGGTCTCCGATCGGCACAGGTCCCTTCCGCTTTTCAGAGTGGATCCCTGATGAGCGGATCATTTTGAATGCCAATGATGACTATTTCGACGGTAAACCGTTTCTCAGGCAGTACATCATCCGCATCACACCAGACGAATCCATGAAATTCCTGTCTCTGCAGAGAGGCGAGATCGACGCATCAAGCCTGAACTGCGATCAATACACTAAACACAGCGATACTGAGGATTTTAAAAAACACTTTAATATCTTTCATTTCCCGGACAACGCCTTTTCCTCCATCGCCTATAATCTGGCTTTGCCGAAATTCCAGGACAGGCGTATCAGACAGGCTTTAACCATGGCAATCGACAGGGAACAGATCATCCGGGAGATAAATCACGGGTTCGGTTCAGTGCATGCAGGACCGTTTTCCAGGACCTGCTGGGCTTATGACGAAACCGTAAAGCCGTTGCCTTACGATCCAGCCGGTGCCAAAGCGCTGCTTCGAGAAGCAGGCTGGAAGGAAACCGGGGAAATAGTCTTTTTTTATCCGTATTTTGCAACAACCAAGCTGATCGCAGCGTTGATAGCGAAATGCTGGGAAGAGATTGGATTGAATGTCAAAGTCGAATCTTTTGAATGGACTGTATTCTGGGACAAAATGCAGAAACTGGAGTTTGAAGCCGGATATTTTTCCTGGGTTGGTTTTGAAGATCCGGACGATTACTCGCTGATCTGGGAGACGAAAAATATCCCTGAATCCGGTGGGAATGGTTACAATTTTTCCTCATATAAAAATTCTGAAGTGGACCGGCTTTTCGAAGAAGGCAGAATTACCATAGACCCGGCCAGACGGAAAGAAATCTATCACAAAATCCACAAAATAATCGAGGACGAACAGCCATACACTTTTGTGGAAAGCCTCGATTCCATCTGGGCGGTAGACAAGCGGTTCCATGGTATTGTTCCGACTAAGACAGGCATTTTCTATAACATCGAAAAATGGTATGTGCCTGCAGAGCTGCAGCGTTACTTCCCCAAGCAGCCCGAATGAAAAGAGCACTGCCGGGCAGTGTTAACCTGCAGGTGATTTTGAGCAGAGCAGGATCGGAGTCCCATCAGCATTTAGTATATAATATAATCATGAAACTGATGTGCTTGATAATCATATCAATGCTGTTTCTGACAGGTTGTGGAGAATCACCTCAAGTATCTGCAGTAAAAGACCCGCCCAAGATTGTGGAAAAACTTGCAGACCAGTCGCCTGCCTATGGCGATTGCATCATTGATACGCTTTCACTGAACCCGACTACGCTCAACCCTCTGACTGCACCTGAAGCCGACGCGACATGGGTGATCGGCCTGATCTTCAACAGCCTGCTCAAGAGGAACTGCAACAACGAGTGGACCGGTGATCTTGCCGAGAGCTGGGAGTTTAAGGATGCCGGAAAAACACTGGTTTTTCACCTGAAACAAGGCGTGAAATGGCATGATGGAGTAAAATTCGAGGCTTCAGATGTGATGTCCACATATCAGAAAATCATGGATAAGAGCACAGAGTGTTATCTCAGAGACACTTTCATGCATATTCAAACAGTTGAAGCCCTGGATAACATGACTGTGAGGATCAGATACGATACTCCTTACGCACCTGCACTTTCGCAGTGGTTATTTTATATACTTCCCAAACATGTTCTGGAGCGGGAAAATTTGAAAACCGCATCGCCCGGCAGCTATCTCATCGGCACAGGTCCCTTCCGCTTTTCAGAATGGATTCCGGACGAACAGATCAGGCTGACAGCAAACGAAGGTTATTTTGACGGTCGACCTTTTTTAAAGCAGTATATTCTCAGAATCATACCAGACAGTTCAATGAAATTTCTTGCTCTGCGGAGAGGAGAGATAGACGTTTCCTCTCTGAACTGCGATCAGTATACCAAGCAGGTGGATGCTGAATTCAGAAATCGCTTCAACATCTATCATTACCCTTCCAGCAGCTTTTCCTATATTGCCTACAACCTGGCATTGCCTAAATTCCAGGACCTGCGTGTCAGACAAGCGCTGACCATGGCGATTGACAGGGAACAGATCATCCGCGAAATCGATCACGGTTACGGATCTGTCCATGCAGGCCCTTTTTCCAGAGCCTGCTGGGGCTATGATGAAACAGTGAAACCGCTGCCTTTTGATCCTGCAGGAGCCAGAGCTCTGCTTTCGGAAGCAGGCTGGAGGGAAAGCCAGGAAATAGTACTTTCTTATGCATATTTAGCAACTGAAAAGTTGATCGCTGCCCTGGTCAAGAAATGCTGGGAAGACATCGGCCTGAAAATCAGGGTTGAGTATTTTGAACCGACCGTCAGCTGGGAAAAAATGAAGAAGTGTGATTTTGAAGCAGGATTGTCTTTCTGGATGGGCTTGGATGATCCGGATGATTATTCCATGATCTGGGAGTCGAAAAATATCCCTGAGCCGGGCCGGAGAGGAAATAATTTTTCTTCATACAAAAATCCTGAAGTGGACAGGCTTTTTGAGGAAGGCAGGACTACAGTAGACATGACAAAGAGGAAGGAAATCTATCACAGGATACATCGGATAATCCATGCTGATCAGCCTTACACTTTTCTGGAAAGTATGGAAGAGTTCTGGGCAGTGGACAAGCGCTTTCACGGAATAGAACCGACCAAGATCGGCATTTTCTATAACATCGAAAAATGGTATGTGCCTGCAGAGCTGCAGCGTTACTTCCCCAAGCAGCCCGAATGAAATGAATGCTGCGGAGCGGGAGCATATAATCAATCTGATAAAAAAGAAGCAGGTTTCCCTGCTTCTTTAAGTATGGGGCAGTATATTAATGAAAACTATTTTTTCATAATCCTCCTGATTATTAGGTTTAACTTGAAATCACCACCAACCGCCGGGCTCTGCTGTGCACTCTGTGCTGTATTCCAGAAGATCCAGGGATACGTTGAAATGCGCTGAAGCTGATTCCAGAGCCTTTTTCACTGCTGTCGGCTCATATTTTTCCGCGGCCTTGATCGCCTTGTCCAACTGGCTGTATGATCCGCCCGGACCCTCGCTGAACTCGAAAACGTCATTACCTGGAGTATTTTCCGGAGAAGGAAGCCAGCAGTTCTTGATCCAGACTTTTACATTC
This genomic window contains:
- a CDS encoding ABC transporter substrate-binding protein, with protein sequence MRLLILIICFIMFLTGCGEAPPLSKSTATSEVAENTPDMSPAYGDCIIDTISSNPATLNPLTATESDAQWVIGLIYNCLVKKDGNDEWAGDLAERWEQTGEGKILTFHLKPGVKWHDGVGFNAEDVLFTYQKILDKSSECYFSDIFTHIDTVEVLDPLTIRITYDTPYAPALSQWWFTIIPKHILEKEDLTTEHWNRSPIGTGPFRFSEWIPDERIILNANDDYFDGKPFLRQYIIRITPDESMKFLSLQRGEIDASSLNCDQYTKHSDTEDFKKHFNIFHFPDNAFSSIAYNLALPKFQDRRIRQALTMAIDREQIIREINHGFGSVHAGPFSRTCWAYDETVKPLPYDPAGAKALLREAGWKETGEIVFFYPYFATTKLIAALIAKCWEEIGLNVKVESFEWTVFWDKMQKLEFEAGYFSWVGFEDPDDYSLIWETKNIPESGGNGYNFSSYKNSEVDRLFEEGRITIDPARRKEIYHKIHKIIEDEQPYTFVESLDSIWAVDKRFHGIVPTKTGIFYNIEKWYVPAELQRYFPKQPE
- a CDS encoding ABC transporter substrate-binding protein gives rise to the protein MKLMCLIIISMLFLTGCGESPQVSAVKDPPKIVEKLADQSPAYGDCIIDTLSLNPTTLNPLTAPEADATWVIGLIFNSLLKRNCNNEWTGDLAESWEFKDAGKTLVFHLKQGVKWHDGVKFEASDVMSTYQKIMDKSTECYLRDTFMHIQTVEALDNMTVRIRYDTPYAPALSQWLFYILPKHVLERENLKTASPGSYLIGTGPFRFSEWIPDEQIRLTANEGYFDGRPFLKQYILRIIPDSSMKFLALRRGEIDVSSLNCDQYTKQVDAEFRNRFNIYHYPSSSFSYIAYNLALPKFQDLRVRQALTMAIDREQIIREIDHGYGSVHAGPFSRACWGYDETVKPLPFDPAGARALLSEAGWRESQEIVLSYAYLATEKLIAALVKKCWEDIGLKIRVEYFEPTVSWEKMKKCDFEAGLSFWMGLDDPDDYSMIWESKNIPEPGRRGNNFSSYKNPEVDRLFEEGRTTVDMTKRKEIYHRIHRIIHADQPYTFLESMEEFWAVDKRFHGIEPTKIGIFYNIEKWYVPAELQRYFPKQPE